The following coding sequences are from one Arthrobacter crystallopoietes window:
- a CDS encoding aldo/keto reductase, giving the protein MNDAGSRLIFGCMGLGGGWGSGPLEASDIAAANSAVDAALEAGITVFDHADIYAHGKAEEAFGRVLTGRPELRDRIQLQTKCGIRLPAASRIGQYDSSRETVIARVEESLERLGTDRIDVLLIHRPDPLAHPEEIASAFQQLQDDGKVLRLGVSNMSAGQMRWLQSALSDALAANQLEMSLHRSGWLESGVLVNHTEAAEIGFPHGTLEYCQANDVELQAWGALAQGRYSGASGTAETGPDAATAALVTEIAEEKECSPEAVVLGWLMRHPARIRPVVGTSNPKRIRACAEAERIAAAMTRDEWYSLWVAARGRALP; this is encoded by the coding sequence ATGAACGACGCCGGTTCCCGCCTGATTTTCGGCTGCATGGGTTTGGGCGGCGGCTGGGGTTCCGGGCCGTTGGAAGCCAGCGATATAGCGGCGGCCAACTCGGCCGTTGATGCGGCGTTGGAAGCGGGCATCACGGTCTTTGACCATGCCGACATATACGCCCACGGCAAGGCGGAAGAAGCGTTCGGCCGCGTGCTCACGGGCAGACCGGAGCTGCGCGACAGGATCCAGCTGCAGACCAAATGCGGTATCCGGCTTCCGGCCGCCAGCCGCATCGGGCAGTATGACTCCTCCCGGGAAACGGTCATCGCCCGGGTTGAGGAGAGTCTGGAGCGGCTGGGCACGGACCGGATCGACGTACTGCTGATCCACCGTCCTGACCCGCTCGCACATCCGGAGGAAATAGCCTCCGCCTTCCAGCAGCTCCAGGACGACGGCAAGGTGCTGCGGCTGGGCGTTTCCAACATGTCCGCCGGCCAGATGCGATGGCTTCAGTCGGCCCTGTCGGACGCACTTGCGGCGAACCAGCTGGAGATGAGCCTGCACCGCAGCGGGTGGCTCGAATCCGGCGTACTCGTCAACCACACCGAAGCCGCCGAGATCGGATTCCCGCACGGCACCCTTGAGTACTGCCAAGCGAACGACGTCGAACTGCAAGCCTGGGGCGCGCTGGCCCAAGGCCGCTATAGCGGGGCATCCGGGACTGCGGAAACCGGCCCGGACGCGGCAACCGCAGCCTTGGTCACCGAAATTGCGGAGGAAAAGGAGTGTTCACCGGAGGCCGTGGTGCTGGGCTGGCTGATGCGGCATCCGGCCCGCATCCGCCCGGTGGTCGGTACCAGCAATCCGAAGCGGATCCGGGCCTGTGCGGAAGCCGAAAGAATCGCCGCAGCCATGACGCGGGACGAGTGGTATTCACTGTGGGTGGCTGCCCGGGGGCGCGCTCTTCCGTAA
- a CDS encoding 2Fe-2S iron-sulfur cluster-binding protein yields the protein MPKITYILPDGLETVLDAEPGTSVMRTAVSNGVPGIVAECGGSAMCATCHVYVETEEPEALPAVSDVEDEMLDCTASERCANSRLSCQLQVLEDITVRLPETQI from the coding sequence ATGCCAAAGATCACCTACATCCTGCCCGACGGCCTGGAAACAGTACTGGATGCGGAACCTGGCACCAGCGTGATGCGCACCGCGGTTTCCAACGGAGTGCCGGGCATCGTCGCCGAATGCGGCGGCAGCGCCATGTGCGCCACTTGCCATGTGTACGTCGAAACCGAAGAGCCGGAAGCGCTGCCCGCCGTCAGCGATGTGGAAGACGAGATGCTGGACTGCACCGCCTCCGAACGCTGCGCCAACAGCCGGCTTTCCTGCCAGCTGCAAGTCTTGGAGGACATCACCGTCCGCCTTCCCGAAACCCAGATCTGA
- a CDS encoding cytochrome P450, which yields MTIQSTAQEVPVLELDPFSDEFLNDPYEAHEQMREAGPVFWLERYQLYGVARHAEVSQVLADHETYVSSRGVGISDFAKEKPWRPPSLLLEADPPHHTKARHVVSHIMTPKVLRGLKEGFQERADELVARVAAGNGTVDGVADLAEAYPLEVFPDFIGLPKDGRENLLPYGSMVFNTFGPRNSHFERAMERGAKAQTWIMEQCQPGAPAPDGLGAKIHAAAADAGYNEEDQAKLLRSFLSAGVDTTVHGIGNALQCLAENPEQFGYLREEPSLARAAFEETVRYSSPVQTFFRTTNKDAELSGFRIPEGSKVLMFLAAANRDPRQWENPSSFDIRRKAAGHVGFGFGVHACLGQMLARLEGECFLAALARHVEKLEPAGEPVQQLNNTLRGLDSLPLRLTAA from the coding sequence TTGACCATCCAATCCACAGCGCAGGAAGTACCGGTCCTGGAGCTGGACCCGTTCAGCGACGAGTTCCTGAATGATCCTTACGAGGCCCATGAGCAGATGCGCGAGGCCGGTCCGGTGTTCTGGCTGGAGCGCTACCAGCTGTATGGTGTCGCGCGGCACGCGGAAGTTTCCCAGGTCCTGGCCGACCATGAAACGTACGTGTCCTCCCGGGGCGTAGGCATCTCTGACTTCGCCAAGGAGAAGCCGTGGCGTCCGCCGAGCCTGCTGCTCGAGGCCGACCCGCCCCACCACACCAAGGCCCGGCACGTGGTCTCCCACATCATGACGCCGAAGGTGCTGCGTGGGCTCAAAGAGGGGTTCCAGGAGCGTGCCGATGAGCTGGTTGCACGAGTCGCCGCGGGCAATGGCACGGTTGATGGCGTCGCTGACCTTGCCGAGGCCTACCCGCTCGAGGTTTTTCCGGACTTCATCGGGCTGCCGAAGGACGGTCGCGAGAACTTGCTGCCGTACGGCTCGATGGTCTTCAATACCTTCGGTCCCCGGAACAGCCACTTCGAGCGTGCCATGGAACGCGGTGCCAAGGCGCAGACCTGGATTATGGAACAGTGCCAGCCGGGTGCGCCCGCGCCGGACGGGCTCGGAGCGAAGATCCATGCGGCGGCGGCCGATGCCGGCTACAACGAAGAGGACCAGGCTAAGCTGCTGCGCTCCTTCCTTTCCGCCGGCGTCGACACTACGGTGCATGGGATCGGCAATGCTCTGCAGTGCCTGGCCGAAAATCCGGAGCAGTTCGGCTACCTGCGCGAGGAGCCGTCCCTGGCCCGTGCGGCCTTTGAGGAAACGGTGCGCTACTCGTCGCCGGTCCAGACCTTCTTCCGCACCACCAACAAGGATGCCGAGCTCTCCGGCTTCAGGATTCCGGAGGGATCCAAGGTCCTGATGTTCCTCGCCGCGGCCAACCGTGATCCGCGCCAGTGGGAGAACCCGTCAAGCTTCGACATCCGGCGCAAGGCCGCCGGGCACGTGGGTTTCGGATTCGGCGTCCACGCCTGCCTGGGCCAGATGCTGGCCCGGTTGGAAGGCGAGTGCTTCCTGGCGGCCCTCGCCCGCCATGTTGAAAAGCTTGAGCCCGCCGGCGAACCCGTCCAGCAGCTGAACAACACCCTGCGCGGGCTGGACAGCCTGCCGCTGCGCCTGACGGCGGCCTGA
- a CDS encoding ABC transporter substrate-binding protein — protein sequence MATVGAVLTTAALALSACGGGASAGSGDEDVEELQLGYFPLVHTSTAVNADESGIFADNGLEVELVPTQGGAAAIPALVSGSVDLTYTNYTSALLAVEQGLPIRLVAGNDVGKADHGIFVAKDSGIETVADLKGKTFAVNNLQNIGTVAINSLLEDAGMQTSDVKLVEMPYPDMQAALERGAVDAIWQVEPFQASATAAGLVKIGDLFTGPVADMPVGGWITTEKFAQENPEAIAAFQESISASAEDLQGNRGRLVELVPTFTKVTADVVGAIEMPRFQGELDTQQLQKTADLMFEYNIIDSELDIASLVAE from the coding sequence ATGGCAACGGTAGGCGCCGTATTGACGACGGCGGCGCTCGCCTTGAGTGCGTGCGGCGGCGGTGCTTCCGCCGGCTCGGGAGACGAGGATGTCGAGGAACTCCAGCTGGGTTATTTCCCGCTGGTGCATACGTCCACCGCGGTCAACGCGGATGAATCCGGGATCTTCGCCGATAACGGCCTCGAAGTGGAACTCGTTCCCACGCAGGGCGGGGCGGCTGCCATTCCGGCACTCGTCTCCGGCAGTGTGGATCTGACGTATACGAATTACACATCGGCGTTGCTGGCTGTCGAACAGGGCTTGCCTATCCGGCTGGTTGCCGGTAACGACGTTGGCAAAGCCGACCACGGCATCTTCGTCGCGAAGGACTCAGGTATTGAAACGGTGGCGGATCTGAAGGGGAAGACCTTCGCGGTTAATAACCTGCAGAATATCGGCACCGTTGCCATCAACTCGCTGCTCGAGGATGCCGGTATGCAGACCTCCGATGTGAAGCTCGTGGAGATGCCCTATCCGGATATGCAGGCGGCCCTCGAGCGTGGCGCCGTAGACGCCATCTGGCAGGTGGAACCGTTCCAGGCCAGCGCCACGGCAGCAGGCTTGGTGAAGATTGGCGATCTGTTCACCGGTCCCGTCGCGGACATGCCGGTGGGTGGCTGGATCACCACCGAAAAGTTTGCGCAGGAGAATCCCGAGGCAATTGCTGCGTTCCAGGAGTCCATCTCCGCCTCTGCTGAGGACCTGCAGGGCAATCGCGGGCGGCTGGTCGAGCTGGTACCGACGTTCACCAAGGTGACGGCCGACGTCGTCGGAGCCATCGAGATGCCCCGGTTCCAGGGCGAATTGGACACCCAGCAGCTGCAGAAAACAGCAGACCTGATGTTTGAGTACAACATCATCGACAGCGAACTGGACATAGCGTCCCTCGTCGCGGAGTAG
- a CDS encoding IclR family transcriptional regulator, translating into MARSSGGRSALSRIMQVFTAFDVDAVFLNISQLSARSGLPLATTHRIVAEMEDFGLLERQPDKTYRLGVRLWEIACRTPGALGLREIAMPHLQSVQTRVRQHTQLGILEGREVLFLERLSARDAVVNVTLVGGRLPLHVSSSGLVLLAHADEEFQYEVFSGELFRYTEQTVRSPDALRQLLQKIRHDGFAIGNGFIHPDARGIAVPVRGVNDNIVAGLSVVVPNDEAPTLPLVRLLQGASAAITQDLLAAYTPQADPQSAPGGRFRQLVSSSADSMEYLPTAPRPTRAGR; encoded by the coding sequence GTGGCCAGATCATCCGGCGGCCGCTCGGCGTTGAGCCGCATCATGCAGGTCTTTACAGCGTTCGACGTCGATGCGGTCTTCCTGAACATCTCGCAGCTGTCGGCGCGCAGCGGCTTGCCGCTGGCCACAACACACCGGATCGTTGCCGAGATGGAGGACTTCGGCTTGCTGGAACGGCAGCCCGACAAGACCTACCGGCTGGGGGTGCGGCTTTGGGAGATCGCTTGCCGGACCCCAGGGGCGCTTGGCCTGCGCGAGATCGCGATGCCGCACCTGCAGTCCGTCCAAACCAGGGTCCGGCAGCACACCCAGTTGGGCATCTTGGAGGGCCGGGAGGTGCTGTTCCTCGAACGCCTCTCCGCGCGCGATGCGGTGGTCAACGTGACGCTGGTGGGCGGCCGGCTGCCGCTGCACGTTTCCAGCAGCGGACTCGTCCTGCTGGCGCATGCCGACGAAGAGTTCCAGTACGAAGTCTTCTCCGGCGAACTGTTCCGTTACACGGAGCAAACAGTTCGATCGCCGGACGCCCTGCGCCAGCTCCTGCAGAAGATCCGCCACGACGGCTTTGCCATTGGTAACGGCTTCATCCACCCTGACGCCCGGGGCATCGCGGTACCTGTGCGCGGAGTCAACGACAACATTGTGGCAGGCCTCAGCGTGGTAGTGCCCAACGACGAAGCGCCGACACTACCCCTGGTGCGCCTGCTCCAGGGGGCTTCAGCCGCCATCACCCAGGATCTGCTGGCAGCTTACACTCCCCAGGCCGACCCGCAATCCGCGCCGGGAGGACGCTTCCGCCAACTCGTCAGTTCTTCGGCGGACTCCATGGAGTACCTGCCGACAGCACCGCGACCAACACGCGCCGGCAGGTAA
- the dctA gene encoding C4-dicarboxylate transporter DctA: protein MKIPDNAALKASSTPAKKKRLYQSLFFQILIAVVAGVLIGHFWPNIGAELRPLGDGFIRLIKMIIAPLIFLVIVTGIAAVGDVKSVGRVGVKALVYFTAATGFALVFGLVMANLVQPGKGLNIDPATMSEDALAEKTGGAHPEGASNFLLSVIPDSLVGAFATNSLLQVLFFSVFFGSAVIVIGQDRCKPLLSLFETILEIVFKIMSWIMRVAPIGAFGAMAFIIGQYGIETLGTYAKLIAACYAAAVIFIGLLFAVAWFIAGVPLWSFLKYTREEFLLALGTASTEAVMPRIMTKLTNAGCSRATTGLVVPTGYSFNLDGAAMYLSISLLFLAQAFGHDLSLGQQLAALGVLLLTSKGMAGVPGSSFLALSATAAALGIFPVAGVALMLGADRLMDSMRVAVNLLGNCVATFVVAKWEKQFDREAMKRAFAGEITNEASSLFLDKEQEFEEDERERAAQGLGPAPRYAGGPSRDEYEAIHMVPLRKHGPDPDPTDASAPASDELARSRD from the coding sequence ATGAAGATCCCTGACAATGCCGCGTTGAAGGCGAGTTCGACGCCGGCCAAGAAGAAGCGGCTGTACCAGTCGCTCTTCTTTCAGATCCTGATCGCTGTAGTGGCGGGTGTACTGATCGGCCACTTCTGGCCAAACATCGGTGCAGAACTCCGTCCGCTGGGCGACGGATTCATACGACTTATCAAAATGATCATCGCCCCGCTGATCTTCCTGGTCATCGTGACCGGTATCGCCGCCGTCGGCGATGTGAAATCGGTTGGACGTGTAGGCGTCAAGGCGCTGGTCTATTTCACGGCCGCGACCGGGTTTGCGCTGGTCTTCGGGCTTGTCATGGCCAACCTGGTACAGCCTGGCAAGGGTCTGAACATCGATCCCGCCACCATGTCCGAGGACGCCCTCGCCGAGAAGACAGGTGGCGCACATCCGGAGGGCGCTTCCAACTTCCTGCTTAGTGTGATTCCGGACAGCCTGGTCGGCGCGTTCGCCACGAACTCCTTGCTACAGGTGCTGTTCTTCTCCGTCTTCTTCGGATCCGCCGTTATCGTCATTGGCCAGGACCGCTGCAAGCCGCTGCTAAGCCTGTTCGAGACCATCCTGGAAATCGTCTTCAAGATCATGTCCTGGATTATGCGGGTAGCTCCCATCGGTGCCTTCGGTGCCATGGCGTTCATCATCGGCCAGTACGGCATCGAGACTTTGGGGACCTACGCCAAGCTGATCGCCGCATGCTATGCGGCGGCGGTGATCTTCATCGGGCTGCTGTTCGCGGTGGCATGGTTCATCGCCGGCGTTCCGCTGTGGAGCTTCCTGAAGTACACCCGGGAAGAATTCCTGCTGGCGCTGGGTACCGCCTCAACGGAAGCCGTGATGCCGCGCATCATGACCAAGCTGACCAATGCCGGCTGCTCCCGCGCCACCACTGGTCTGGTGGTTCCTACCGGCTACTCGTTCAATCTCGACGGCGCCGCAATGTACCTGTCCATCTCGCTGCTCTTCCTGGCGCAGGCATTCGGCCATGATCTGAGCCTGGGTCAGCAGTTGGCCGCGCTCGGTGTGCTGCTGCTGACGTCGAAGGGCATGGCCGGCGTGCCAGGCTCCTCGTTCCTGGCCCTCTCCGCGACCGCCGCTGCCCTGGGCATCTTCCCGGTGGCAGGCGTAGCCCTGATGCTCGGCGCAGACCGCCTGATGGACTCCATGCGCGTGGCCGTGAACCTGCTCGGCAACTGCGTGGCCACTTTCGTGGTGGCGAAGTGGGAGAAGCAGTTCGACCGCGAGGCAATGAAGCGGGCGTTCGCTGGCGAGATCACCAACGAGGCGTCCTCGCTGTTCCTGGACAAGGAACAGGAGTTCGAAGAGGACGAGCGGGAGCGCGCAGCCCAGGGCCTCGGCCCGGCTCCGCGTTACGCCGGGGGCCCCTCACGGGACGAGTATGAAGCTATCCACATGGTGCCGCTGCGCAAGCATGGCCCGGACCCGGATCCGACAGACGCGTCCGCGCCGGCATCGGATGAACTAGCCCGAAGCCGGGACTGA
- a CDS encoding DoxX family protein, translated as MSDSTRIQLQHVGITALRVIAGLIFVAYGWQKVSQNTVAGVTGYFTQLGVPLPELFGPFISYLELLGGMALILGVLTRPIALLFVADMAGALLFAHLPSGFYVEQGGFSQVLILGTAALAIAMIGPGPYSVDRYLFGRKESKVAVLA; from the coding sequence ATGTCCGATTCCACCCGCATACAGTTGCAGCACGTTGGAATTACTGCCCTGCGCGTCATCGCCGGGCTGATATTCGTCGCCTACGGGTGGCAGAAAGTCAGCCAGAATACTGTAGCCGGCGTCACTGGCTACTTCACGCAGTTGGGCGTGCCGCTGCCCGAACTGTTCGGTCCCTTCATTTCCTACCTGGAACTCCTCGGCGGCATGGCCCTGATCCTGGGCGTACTGACCCGGCCGATCGCCCTGTTGTTCGTGGCCGACATGGCCGGAGCCCTCCTCTTCGCCCACCTGCCCTCCGGTTTTTATGTGGAGCAAGGAGGCTTTTCCCAGGTCCTGATTCTGGGCACCGCGGCCCTCGCTATTGCAATGATCGGCCCCGGCCCGTACTCGGTGGACCGCTACCTCTTCGGTCGGAAGGAATCGAAAGTGGCGGTCCTCGCCTGA
- a CDS encoding TetR/AcrR family transcriptional regulator has translation MVKTMDNGSTVEQAQFRSGVASIALELFVSQGYEATSVDAIAEAAGISRSKFFRQFRSKEDVIFADHETLLEHAEVLLARKHEDPWEAVCRAAAMVFEHFAKQVETARQRYQVVNAVPALRDRELVTVFRYERLFGQYLRDAVPGLPPLDAVRFAATVISTHNFLLRELMRNERQLDVGELRAALDDVRRLYGVLPSADAGPRAEEEMVVAVFPKSLPPAELARRLQQKLQRG, from the coding sequence ATGGTCAAGACAATGGACAATGGCAGCACCGTTGAACAGGCGCAGTTCCGCTCCGGCGTGGCTTCGATAGCACTGGAACTTTTTGTCAGCCAGGGTTATGAGGCCACCAGCGTCGATGCGATTGCGGAGGCAGCGGGCATCTCCCGCAGCAAGTTCTTCCGGCAATTCCGCTCCAAGGAAGATGTCATCTTCGCCGACCACGAGACCTTGCTGGAACACGCGGAGGTGCTGCTGGCACGGAAACATGAGGACCCGTGGGAAGCGGTCTGCCGGGCCGCCGCGATGGTTTTCGAGCATTTTGCGAAGCAGGTCGAAACGGCCCGGCAGCGCTACCAGGTGGTCAATGCCGTACCCGCGCTGCGGGACCGCGAACTCGTCACGGTCTTCCGCTATGAACGCCTGTTCGGTCAATATCTTCGCGACGCCGTCCCTGGACTGCCGCCGCTGGATGCCGTGCGGTTTGCGGCAACAGTCATCAGCACGCACAACTTCCTGCTCCGCGAGCTGATGCGCAACGAACGGCAACTTGACGTCGGGGAACTGCGGGCAGCGCTCGATGATGTGCGGCGCCTCTACGGTGTGCTCCCATCTGCGGACGCTGGCCCGCGGGCCGAGGAGGAAATGGTGGTGGCCGTGTTTCCCAAGTCCCTCCCGCCCGCTGAACTCGCGCGCCGGCTCCAGCAGAAACTGCAGCGCGGTTAA
- a CDS encoding 3-hydroxyacyl-CoA dehydrogenase NAD-binding domain-containing protein — protein sequence MTTAETVSDVVVSRLEHNGFRFALLTLSGSGGRPATLGPASLEQLGAALDAVETPDVDAVAVTGTGKVFCAGADLDNMLKAETPEESEGIARQGLNVFGKLAALPVPTFAFLNGAALGGGLELALHSDHRIAAASVRAIGFPEVRLGLIPGWAGIPLSVALMGPEATARLVVRDALAGRHLTARDAEAAGLVDAVVPEPEFLPAALDTAAAILADGTTAHRPQPSQAGWADALKAARRELDSRLHGAAPAPYRALELIDRTVQDAAFPEAEIRAFGALVLSPEARASIYAFRLTQSLSKNPAGRPAADPRPVTSVGVIGAGLMASQLTLVFARQLRVPVLMTDLSAARLDKALDWIDVQLAKQVQRGTLTKATATQIRGLISVTTDKQDFASCDAVLEAVFEDLAVKQNVFAELEPILRPDALLLTNTSSLSIEAMGAGLAHPERLLGFHFFNPVAVLPLLELVRTPQTDPASLATVFELAARLRKTAVLVADTPGFVVNRLLTRLFSEVLALIDDGGDPAAVDRLLDPLGLPMRPLALLRFIGPVVQQHICETMHSAFPDRFRLSATLHKLIEAGLPGYLDDDGDVPPEVRALLPAARSVDPAGARSRIIAALADEVEHMLAEGVVAGPEQIDLCMILGANYPFHTGGLTPLLDRFAGTSHHPRPASAGSLRTKDSISA from the coding sequence GTGACTACCGCCGAGACAGTTTCCGACGTCGTTGTTTCCCGCCTTGAGCACAATGGTTTCCGGTTTGCCCTGCTCACCCTTTCCGGTTCCGGCGGACGGCCCGCCACGCTGGGTCCGGCCTCCTTAGAGCAGCTGGGCGCAGCGCTCGACGCGGTGGAGACACCCGACGTCGACGCAGTGGCCGTGACGGGGACAGGCAAGGTGTTCTGTGCGGGCGCCGATCTGGACAATATGTTGAAGGCCGAAACTCCTGAGGAGTCGGAAGGAATCGCCCGGCAGGGCCTGAACGTTTTCGGCAAGCTGGCGGCGCTGCCGGTACCGACCTTCGCGTTCCTCAACGGTGCGGCACTGGGCGGCGGCCTTGAGCTGGCCCTCCACTCGGATCACCGCATTGCAGCAGCCTCGGTACGCGCCATCGGCTTCCCTGAGGTCCGGCTCGGGTTGATCCCCGGTTGGGCGGGGATTCCGCTGTCCGTCGCGCTGATGGGACCCGAGGCTACGGCCCGGCTGGTGGTGCGCGATGCGCTGGCCGGCCGCCACCTCACTGCACGGGATGCGGAGGCCGCTGGCCTGGTCGATGCAGTAGTACCTGAACCGGAGTTCCTGCCCGCCGCTTTGGACACGGCCGCGGCCATCCTCGCGGACGGGACGACCGCCCACCGGCCACAGCCGAGCCAAGCAGGTTGGGCAGACGCGCTGAAAGCTGCCCGTCGCGAGCTGGACAGCCGGCTCCATGGCGCGGCACCTGCACCCTATCGTGCGCTGGAGCTCATCGACCGGACAGTTCAAGACGCAGCGTTCCCCGAGGCCGAGATCCGCGCATTCGGCGCGCTCGTCCTCTCCCCCGAGGCCCGCGCCAGCATCTACGCCTTCCGCCTCACCCAGTCACTGAGCAAAAATCCAGCCGGTCGGCCGGCAGCCGATCCCCGCCCGGTAACCTCCGTCGGCGTTATCGGTGCCGGCCTGATGGCCAGCCAACTGACGCTGGTCTTCGCCCGGCAACTTCGCGTCCCGGTGCTGATGACGGACCTTTCGGCGGCGCGGCTGGACAAGGCACTGGACTGGATCGACGTTCAGCTCGCCAAGCAGGTGCAGCGCGGCACACTGACCAAGGCCACCGCTACCCAGATCCGCGGACTGATCAGCGTCACCACGGACAAGCAGGATTTCGCTTCGTGCGATGCGGTGCTCGAGGCAGTTTTCGAAGATCTCGCGGTGAAGCAGAACGTCTTTGCCGAGCTGGAGCCCATCCTGCGGCCCGACGCCCTGCTGCTGACCAACACCTCATCGCTGTCCATCGAAGCCATGGGCGCCGGCCTGGCGCACCCGGAGCGCCTGCTCGGTTTCCACTTCTTCAACCCGGTGGCCGTCCTGCCGCTGCTGGAGCTGGTGCGGACGCCGCAGACGGATCCGGCGAGCCTGGCCACGGTCTTCGAACTCGCCGCCCGGCTGCGCAAGACGGCGGTTCTGGTCGCCGATACTCCCGGCTTTGTGGTCAACCGCCTGCTGACCAGGCTGTTCAGTGAGGTGCTGGCGCTGATTGACGACGGCGGTGACCCGGCCGCCGTCGACCGCCTCCTGGATCCACTGGGGCTGCCGATGCGGCCGCTGGCGCTGCTGCGCTTCATCGGTCCCGTAGTGCAGCAGCACATCTGCGAGACCATGCACAGTGCCTTTCCGGACCGGTTCCGGCTCAGCGCCACCCTGCACAAGTTGATCGAGGCCGGCCTGCCCGGCTATCTGGACGACGACGGCGACGTCCCGCCCGAGGTCCGCGCCCTCCTGCCCGCAGCGCGCAGCGTGGATCCAGCCGGTGCGCGGAGCCGGATCATCGCGGCGCTGGCCGACGAGGTGGAGCACATGCTCGCCGAGGGCGTGGTGGCCGGGCCGGAGCAAATCGACCTGTGCATGATCCTCGGCGCCAACTACCCCTTCCACACCGGCGGCCTGACGCCGCTGCTGGACCGGTTTGCCGGCACCAGCCATCACCCGAGGCCCGCCAGCGCGGGCAGCCTGAGAACAAAGGACAGCATCAGTGCCTGA
- a CDS encoding acyl-CoA dehydrogenase family protein: MPDYDVSTPLDTDYYGVFSGIPAADRAVWERARTFTDEAVPQMNDYWDRAEYPLHLVKRMGDLGLLSDGLTVPGQEPMSPLAAGLVNMEVSRGDGSLGTVIAVQGGLAMRSIAYFGSQEQKDRWLGPLARGEEFGAFALTEPDHGSDSVSLETTAVRDGDEFVLNGEKKWIGNGSVGGVTVVWARDEQGNVRGFLVRQDTPGYEAETITGKASLRAIYQARIRLENVRIPVDSVLPGTRTFKDASAVLVATRLGVAWSALGHATAVYEAALNYAKQRTQFGKPLAKFQLVQERLSHMLAELTSMQLHCVHMAGLDAAGALRPAQASMAKYHNTRKARELASIARDMLGGNGILLENHVVRHLLDIESIHTYEGTESVQALLIGREVTGHSAFA, from the coding sequence GTGCCTGACTACGACGTTTCCACTCCGCTCGACACCGACTACTACGGCGTCTTCAGCGGCATCCCCGCGGCGGACAGGGCTGTCTGGGAACGAGCCCGGACGTTCACCGACGAAGCGGTGCCGCAGATGAACGATTACTGGGACCGCGCGGAGTACCCTCTCCATCTGGTCAAGCGCATGGGCGATCTGGGCCTGCTTTCCGACGGTCTGACCGTCCCCGGGCAGGAACCGATGTCGCCCCTGGCCGCCGGCCTGGTCAACATGGAAGTCTCCCGCGGCGACGGTTCGCTGGGCACCGTGATCGCTGTGCAGGGCGGGCTGGCGATGCGCTCCATCGCCTACTTCGGCTCGCAGGAACAGAAGGACCGGTGGCTCGGACCGCTGGCCCGGGGTGAAGAGTTCGGTGCGTTCGCCCTGACCGAACCGGACCACGGATCGGACTCCGTCTCGCTGGAGACCACCGCGGTGCGCGACGGCGATGAGTTCGTGCTGAACGGTGAGAAGAAATGGATCGGCAACGGTTCGGTCGGCGGTGTGACGGTAGTCTGGGCGCGGGACGAGCAGGGCAACGTCCGCGGTTTCCTGGTCAGGCAGGACACCCCGGGCTACGAGGCCGAGACGATCACCGGCAAAGCCTCGCTGCGGGCCATTTACCAGGCCCGGATCCGGCTGGAAAATGTCCGCATTCCGGTGGACAGCGTACTGCCCGGCACCCGCACCTTCAAGGATGCTTCAGCCGTGCTCGTCGCTACCCGGCTGGGCGTGGCATGGTCCGCGCTCGGCCACGCCACCGCTGTCTACGAGGCCGCGCTGAACTACGCGAAGCAGCGGACGCAGTTCGGCAAGCCGCTGGCCAAATTCCAGCTGGTCCAGGAACGGCTCAGCCATATGCTCGCCGAGCTGACCAGCATGCAGCTGCACTGCGTCCACATGGCCGGCTTGGACGCGGCCGGTGCCTTGCGGCCCGCGCAGGCCTCGATGGCGAAATACCACAACACCCGCAAGGCACGCGAGCTGGCGTCAATCGCCCGCGACATGCTTGGAGGCAACGGCATCTTGCTGGAGAATCATGTGGTCCGCCATCTGCTCGACATCGAATCCATCCATACCTACGAGGGCACCGAAAGCGTGCAGGCCCTGCTGATCGGCCGCGAGGTCACCGGCCACAGTGCCTTCGCCTAA